In the genome of uncultured Celeribacter sp., the window TGCAACGCCAAAGCGGTGCGGAATTTTTGCACCATGTCAGCCTCGGAGGCGAAATCGAGGTTTACCTGCACGGTACAAGTACGGCGCATCATGTCTTTGCCGGTCTCGCCCACGGTCGCCATATAGGAATCCATCAGCTTGTAACGGCCTTTCGGCATCAAAGGCATCTCGTCATGGGTCCAGGTCGGCGCCATGCCAAGCCCGATAAACCGCGCGCCCACTTCGTCGGCGATGGTGTGCACTTCCTTGAGGTGTTCGTTCACCTCGTCACAGGTCTGGTGGATGGTGTCCAACGGTGCGCCGGACAATTCCAGCTGCCCGCCCGGCTCAAGCGAGATATTCGCGCCGTTCAGTTCAAGCCCGATGAGGTGCTCGCCCTCGAAAATCGGGTTCCAACCATAGCGGTCCTGCAACCCTTCGAGGATCGCCTTGATAGAGCGCTCGCCCGCATAGGGCAACGGCATCAGAGCATCTTCGCAATAGCCGAATTTCTCGTGTTCGGTGCCGATTTTCCACTGATCTTTGGGCTTACAGCCCTCAGCAAGATAACCCACGAGATCGTCATAGCTTTCGATCGGCCCGCCGCCGGATTGAGGAATGGACATGGGGGAAGGTGCTCCGAAAGAGTTGCAAATCGTTCGGGTACAGTTGTGCGATGCGGGCGGCGAAGTCAATGCGGCCCGGACCTTCTGTGATTTGCGCTCAGTGAAGAACCGCTGTGCGTTTCCGCCAGATCACGACCGGGTGATCCGGTGTCTGTTTGATCTGGCGCAGCATTTTTTCGGTCTCGAGGCCTTCGAGCGTGACGAAGACATCAAACAGCGCCTCGGCCCCGTGGGCGTTGACGGGGATGATCAGGGGCGGCTGGCCGGGGGCGTCCAATTGCCAATGGGCGTGGCCCTTGCCGGTGGGGACCAAAGTGACGGCGATCAGCGCCTCGATCTCAACCTGTCCGCCCGTCAGAGGGGAAAAGAACGACACCACGCCTTCATCCACTTCGACCGCACCAAAGCCGCCGCCGCCCCGATCAAAGCGCGCGCGCTGAATTGCCGCAATGGCGAAGATCACAGAGAGCGCAGTGAACCCCAGCGCGATCCAGCGCATGACACCGAAAGAAGACGCGGCCCAAAGGCCCATGAGCGTGACGACCACAAGCGCCACGACAACCTCGCGCCAGCGCCAGAGCAGGGCTTTCACCTCCGGGCGCATCACCAGTCACCGAGCCTTTGCTGCCAGATCGTCAGCGCCGCAACCGCCGCCGTGTCGGCGCGCAAAATACGAGGGCCAAGGGAGACGGCATGGGCATAGGGCAAGGCATGCAGGCGTTTGCGCTCAGCCTCGGAGAACCCACCTTCTGGCCCGATCAAAATGGCCCATTTGCCGCCTTTGACATCGCCAAGTGCTTCCTCAGCGCCCACAAGCGTCTCGTCACAGAACATGATCTGCCGCTCCGCATCCCAGTCTGACAAAAGCCTATCAAGCTTCACCAGTTCGGCCACCTCGGGCACGTAAGTCCCGCCACATTGCTCGGCGGCCTCGACGGCATGGGCCTGCAACCGGTCCTGCCGGATGCGTTCGGAATTGGTGAAATCGGTGGCCACGGGCACGATGCGTTTCGCCCCCATCTCCGCGGCTTTCTCGACAATGAAATCGGTGCGCGCCTTTTTGATCGGGGCAAACAAGAGCCAGAGATCCGGCGGCATCTGCAAATCGCGGGTCTTTTCGCGACAGGTCAATTCACCGCCGCGTTTGCCGGCCTGCGTGACCTCCGCCAGAAACTCGCCGTCGCGGGAATTGAACAGCGCGACAAAGGCGCCCTCCCCCTGGCGCATAACGCCAAAAAGGTAATGCGCCTGATCCCGTTCCAGAGGAATGGATTGCCCCACTGCCAGCGGGTGATCTACATAGAGCCTGATTTTCGCTTCAACCATGGACATTACATATGACCGATGAGCAGCCAACACCAGAGATGAACGGACAAGTGGCCGATGCGGTGAAGGGCAATTGGGTGGACCGCCTTGCGCCCCCCGCCACGCGTCCCTACCTGCGGCTGTCGCGGGCGGATCGCCCTGTGGGCACATGGTTGTTGCTCATTCCCTGCTGGTGGGGTGCGCTTTTGGCCTCGGCTGAGGTCGGGACGCTGAGCCTGCGCACGGTCTGGATCATCATCGGTTGCGCCATGGGCGCGTGGCTCATGCGTGGGGCGGGCTGTACATGGAATGACATCACCGACCGGGATTTCGACGATAAGGTGGAGCGTACCAAAAGCCGCCCGATTCCCTCCGGTCAGGTCACGGTGAAACAGGCCGCGGCATGGATGATCGTGCAAAGCCTCATCGCGCTCGTCATCCTCCTGACCTTTGGCAAGCTCGCGATCCTCTTGGGCATCCTCTCGCTTTTGCCCGTCGCGATCTATCCTTTCGCCAAGCGGTTCACATGGTGGCCGCAGGTGTTTCTGGGCATCGCCTTCAACTGGGGCGCGCTCTTGGCCTATGCCGCTGTGGCGGGTGAAATCACCACGGCGCCCGTGTTTCTCTATCTGGCGGGCATCGCATGGACGATCTTCTACGACACGATCTATGCGCATCAGGACAAGGAAGACGATGCACTCATCGGCGTGAAATCCACCGCGCGCCGCTTTGGCGACGACACCCCGCGCTGGCTCAAACGCTTTCTCGTGATCACCGTGGTGCTCATGGCCGCAGGCATCATCGAAGCACTGGCCGACCGTTCGCTTTTGGCGCTTGTCGTGGGCTTGGGCGCAGCATGGGCGATGGGACTGCACATGACCTGGCAAATGACGCGTCTCGACACCGAGGACCCGGATCGCTGCCTCTCTCTGTTTCGTGCGAACCGTGACACAGGGCTCTTGGCTGCGCTGTTTCTTGCCATCGCGGTCTTCCTTTGATTGCAGCAATCCGCCGAACCCCCTAAGACAAAGGCCAAAGTTACAAACAGGCGTCTTGTTCCCTGATGCGCATTTCAGAATTCCTACCCGTCTTCGCCGCCCTCGTCGCAGGGCTCACCCTCAGCCTCGGGGCCGCCGCCATCGGGGCGCGTGTGATTGAGGGCACATCGACCACAGCCGTGGAAAACCAATTGGCAATGCGCGGCTATGACTGGGTGGATGTGCAAGGCGACGGGTTGCAGATCGTCCTCACCGGCACCGCGCCGGATGAACAGACGCAATTGGCCGCCCAGCGCGCGGCAGGACATGTGGTCGATCCCTCCCGCGTGATCAATGTGATGAACGTCGTGCAGCAAGAAGCCATTCCCGCACCGCGTTTCTCGATTGAAATTCTGCGCAACGACAGTGGCATTTCGTTGATCGGTCTGGTGCCCAGTGGCTGGGATCGTGATGATTTTGTTCAAAAGCTGAAAAAGGCCAGCGGCACCGGCTCCGTTGCCGACCTTCTGGAACAGGCCGACTACCCAGTGCCCGAGAACTGGGGCGATGCCACCGAATTCGGCCGCACCGCGATTGGCCTTTTGCCGCGCTCGAAAATCTCAATCGCTGCAGATGGGATAACGCTCACGGCTCTGGCCGACAGCAAAGATCAAAAGGTTTCTTTCGAGCGCGCTTTGGTCAAAGCTCTACCGGACACGCTTCCGGTCGCGATCGACGTGGCGGCCCCGCGCCCCGTGATCACGCCCTTCACCGTGCGCTTCATCATCGACGAGGCGGGGCCCCGCTTTGACGCCTGCGTCTCCGAAACGCCCGCCGGCCACGCCCGCATTCTGGCTGCCGCAAAAGCTGCGGGCGTTGAGAACCCGACCTGTACCATCGGCCTCGGCTCGCCTTCGACGCAATGGGCCGCAGCGGTCGAAACCGGCATGCGCGCATTGCAAGACTTGGGTCAGGGCAGCATCACCTATTCCGACGGCGACGTCAGTCTGATCGCCGCCGAGGGTACGTCGGCATCGCAGTTCGATACGGTCGTGGGCGAATTGGAGGCCGATCTTCCCGCGACCTTCACCCTGCACAGCAGCCTGCCGCAAACGCAGACCGAGGCAGACGAGGAAGCCCGCCCCGAATTCATCGTCATCCGTTCGCCCGAGGGCCAGACCCAGCTGCGCGGCCGCATCGCCGACGAGCGCAGCCAGGCCGCGACAGAAGCGCTGGCCAAAGCCGCCTTCGGCAGTCATTCGGTCTATTCCGCGATGCGCGTCGACACCAGCCTGCCGGATGGCTGGTCGCTCCGCGCCATGGCCGCCATCGAGGCGCTGGCCGAGCTGAACCGCGGCTCCGCGACCATGACCGAAGACCATGTGACCATTCGCGGCGAGACCGGCAACGAAAACGCCCGCGCCGAAATCGCGAGCCTCTTGTCCGCAAAACTGGGCGACGGCGAACAATTCACCATCGACGTCACCTATGTGCGGAAACTCGATCCGGTCCTGAATATTCCGACACCGCAAGAATGTGTGGACCGCGCCAATCAACAGATCGCCGCGAACAAGATCGTCTTCGATCCCGGCTCGACTGAACTGAACGATGCGGCCAACGCGACTCTCGATCAGATCGCCGAGGCGCTCAAGGATTGCGAAGATGTCGAGATGGAAATCGGTGCGCACAGCGACAGTCAGGGCGGTGAGGTGATGAACCTCAACCTCTCGACCCAACGCGCCAATTCCGTTTTGGACGGGTTGTTGATGCGCCGTGTGGCTGGCGTGAGCTTTACCGCGCAGGGCTATGGCGAAAGCCAGCCGATCGCGGACAATGACACCGAAGAGGGGCGCGAGGCGAACCGTCGGATCGAATTTAAATTGCTGAACGCAGAGGCGCCGGACACGGCGGCCCCGCAAGATGAGGCACAACAGGAAACATCTGAGGCGACGCAGGGGGAAAATGCGGCGACAGATACGGATGGGGCAGGAGGTGCGGACACCGCATCTGAAGACGGGGAAACCGAAGAATGAACAGAACCGAATTGATCATCGCGACCGCAGTCGTGCTTTTCATCGCCTTTTTGCTGGGCTGGTTTGCGCATTGGCTGATCCATCGCTTTGTGCGCGTGGGTCAGGGCGATATGAATGATCTCGACACGATGGCGCAGCAATTGCACGAGGCCGAAGAACAGCGGGATCAGGCGATCACCTATTATCAGCAACGCGAATCCGAGCTAACCAATCAGGCCAATCAAACCGACGCGGAACTGCGCGCGGCAATGGAAGGCCTGCGCGAGGCACGTCAAGAAGCCGAAGAGCTGCGCGCCTATATCGAGCGGATGAACGCGGGTTGAGACTTCTGAAATCGGCGAGATAGGGCACGCTTGCGACACCAGTTGCAGGCAGCCCGCAGGCGAATGGCGCCTTTACCAGCGGTTCAAAGCCTCTTCATCGGCGTCTTTCGCGGCGACCCAATCGGCGCCCTCGCGCGTCACTTCTTTCTTCCAGAAGGGCGCGCGGGATTTCAGGTAATCCATGAGATATTCCGCCGCCTCAAAGGCCTCGACCCGGTGGCGGGCGGCGGTAGCGACCATCATGATCTGATCGCCGGGGCGGAGTTGGCCATAGCGATGGATCACAAGGCAATCGGTGAGCGACCAGCGCGTGGTGGCCTCTTCCGCGATCTTGATGATCGCCGCCTCACACATGCCAGGATAATGCTCGATCTCCATATGCTCCAGCGTGCCGGTGTCATCGCGGACCAGTCCTGTGAAGCTGACCGTCGCGCCGGTGTTGGGCGCTTTGCCAAAGCCTTTGAGCACTTGGGCGAGATCGAAATCTTCGGACTGGACGGAAATCTGCATCTTAGCCACCTGTCATGGGCGGAAAGAAAGCCACCTCACGCACGCCTGCCAAAGACGCATCGAAGTCGGTCAATTCCTGATCCAGCGCCACGCGCAGGGATTTGAGATCGGAAAACGCCAGATCATAGCGCGGCTCGCGGGCTTTCAACTCGTCGACCAGATCCATCACGGTCGCGGCCTCGGTCTCCACCATTTCGCGGGGCTCACCGATACGTTCACGCACCCATGCGAAATAAAGCACGTCAATCTTCATGGCTGTCTCTCAGATAGGGCATGGCTTTGCTCAGATAATCCCAGCCGGTGATCACGGTCAAAAGCCCGGCGATCCAGAAGATCAGCAGCCCCAGCGTGAACAAGGCCGCAACCGCGGTCGCGCCATAGGCAAAGAGCACCGCAATGGCGACCATCTGCGCCGTGGTTTTCCATTTGGCAAGCTTGGTGACCTTCAAAGTCCCGGCGGTGTCGCCCAGGAATTCACGCAGGCCAGACACGAAGGTTTCGCGCAGCAAAATGAAGGCGGCGGGAATGACGATCAACGCATTCGCGCCATGCAACATGGTCAAAACCGCAATCGCCGTGACCACCATCGCCTTATCGGCAATCGGGTCCAACATGGCGCCGAATTTCGACATCTGGTCCCATTTGCGCGCCAGATAACCGTCGAGAAAATCGGTGATCGAAGCGGAGGCAAACAGGATCAGCGCGGCCCAATCGGCGACGGGGCGCGGCAGGATCAGAAAAACGAGCGCCACACCCGGCGCACAAAGCAGCCGGAAGACGGTGAGGATATTGGGCAGGTTCCATGTCATGGCTCTCTCCTTACCCCGTCACCCGTGCTCATGGAAGAAGTCGTAGATCGTCTGGGCCACTTTCTCTGAAATTCCATCCACCGCCTTGAGATCGGCGAGGTTCGCGCCCGACACCGCCTTGGCGGAGCCGAAATGTGCCAAAAGCGCCCGTTTGCGGGTCGCGCCCACGCCCGGCACTTCATCAAGTTTTGTCAGCCCCATGGCTTTCGAACGCTTCGCCCGGTGGGTGCCGATGGCAAAACGGTGCGCCTCGTCACGCATGCGTTGGATAAAATAGAGCACCGGATCGTTGCGGCGGAGCGCCATGACACGGTGGCCGATGCGATGGAATTCCTCCTTACCCTGATCGCGGTCGATGCCCTTGGCCACGCCGATCATCGGCACATCGGTGACGCCTTGTTCGACCATGATCTCATGCACGGCGGAGACCTGCCCGGCGCCGCCGTCGATCAACAAGAGATCGGGCCAGAGACCTTTGGAACGATCCGGGTCGTCTTTCAAAAGGCGTTTGAAACGACGGGTCAGCACCTCTTTCATCATGCCAAAGTCATCGCCCGGCGTGATGTCGTCGCCGCGGATGTCGTATTTGCGGTACTGGTTTTTCATGAAGCCTTCCGGCCCCGCGACAATCATCGCGCCAACCGCATGCGCGCCCTGAATGTGGGAGTTGTCGTAGACCTCGACGCGCGCGGGCACACGCGGCAGGTCAAAGGCCTCTTTGAGACCTTCGAGCAGTTTTTCCTGCGCGGCGCCTTCGGACATTTTGCGGCCCAGACTTTCGCGGGCATTGCGCAGTGCGGAGGCAATCAGCTCCTGCTTCTCGCCCCTTTGCGGGACGAGGATTTCGATCTTTTTGCCCGCCTTTTCCGACAGCGCCTCGGCCATCAACTCGCGCTCTTCGATGTCATGCGACAGGATCAACTGGCGCGGCGGATCGCGTTTCTCATAGAATTGCCCAATGAAACCGGCCAAGACCTCTTCGGCCTCCGCCCCATTGGTTTTCGGATAGAAATCCTTATTGCCCCAGTTCTGATGCGCGCGGATAAAGAAGACCTGAACACAGGCCTGCCCGCCCTCCATATGCAGCCCGATCACATCGCCCTCGCCCACCGTGCGCGGGTTGATGCCTTGGGCGGTTTGCACATTGGTGAGCGCGCGAATGCGGTCGCGCAGCCCGGCCGCCTTCTCGAACTCCATGGCGTCAGAGGCCTCTTGCATGTCATGGGCCAGCTTTTCCTGAAGCCCAGAGTGCCGCCCCTGCAAGAACCGCTCCGCCTCATTCACAAGTTCGGCGTAATCCTCTTTTGAGATCTTGCCCACACAAGGCCCGGTGCAGCGTTTGATCTGATATTGCAGACAGGGCCGCGTGCGAGACTCAAAGTCCACATCCGAACAATTCCGTAGCAAAAACACCTTTTGCAGCTGATTGAGCGTGCGATTGACCGAAGAGGCCGAGGCGAAGGGGCCATAGTACGACCCTTTGCGCTTGCGCGCGCCGCGGTGTTTGGTGATCTGCGGAAACTCATGATCATGGGTGACGAGGATATTCGGAAACGACTTGTCGTCGCGCAACAATACGTTGTAGCGCGGCTTCAATTGCTTGATCAGGTTTTGCTCTAAGAGCAGCGCTTCGGTTTCTGTCCGCGTGGTCAGGAACATCATCTGCGAGGTCTCGGAAATCATCTTGGCGATCCGCGCCGAATGCCCCGAGGGACGCGCGTAATTCGAGACCCGGTTTTTCAGGTTCTTCGCCTTGCCGACATAGAGCACGTTATGTTCGGGATCGAGCATGCGATACACGCCCGGCGAGCCGTCGAGCTGTTTGACATAGGCGTCGATCACCTTGTAACCGCGCGGGATGTCCTTGCTCTCCTCTGGGCGCTCCAAAGCGCTTTCTTTTGGGGTCGTCTCTTCGCTCATCTACCCGTCTCTGATTCCCGTCTCTGGCTGCAATCTTATCGCACTGGGGGCAAGAGGAAACTCATCCACGATTCCTGTGGATAACCCTGCCGATAAGTTTTCGTGAACCGTGATTTTCCCTTGTTTCCGTGTGTTTTCGTGAGTTTGCCCAAAAAACAGTCATATTTTTAAGCCATTGATTTTAAATGAAATATTTTAAAGTACCGCGCAAATCATTGAAATGATTTACATTTTAGTAACGAAAATGAAACAAATCAGCCCAAGGTGCAAAACTTTCCGCGTCCGCCTGCCGCGGGGTCACTCTGTGACATCCACATCCGGCGTTTCCCAAGCCAGGTGTTGACCGCTATCGGGGCAAATCAATTGCCCTGTCACAGCGTTTGCAGCGCACAGATAGCGCAGCGCCTCACAGATGTCCTCCGGGTCGGCCCCGCGCTGCAAAAGCGTGGCGCTTTGCTGGGTGGCGAAGGCCTCATCCGACTGACGCGCACCTTGCAAGGTCGGGCCCGGCCCGATGCCATTCACACGCACCTTCGGGGCCAGTGCTTGCGCCGCCGTTTGCGTCAGGGTCCAGAGCGCGGATTTGGCCAAAGTGTAGCTCATGAACTGCGGCGTCAACTTTCGTACCCGCTGGTCGATCATATTGACGACAAGCGCCTGTGCGCAGGGCCGCCCACGCGCGTCCATAACCGGCTCTGGCACTTGCGCCGCGAAGGCTTGCAGCAACACGAAGGGCGCGCGCAGGTTGCTTTCCATGTGCCGATCCCAACTTTGACGGCTGACATCCGGCAGGGTGTCTTGTTCGAAAATCGAGGCGTTGTTCACCAAAAGCGTCAAAGGCCCGCCCAGGGCCTCCACCGCACGCCGCACCAGCGTCTCGACCTGCGCTTCGTCCAAAAGATCGGCCTGGAGCACAGAGGCCTTGCGCCCCATGGCGCGCAGCTTGGAAACCAAATTCCCCGCGGCCTCAGTCGAACGGTTGCAATGAACCGCGACATCGAACCCGTCCTCCGCCAAGGCCAAAACCATAGCCCGACCAAGCCGATGCGCCGCCCCGGTTACAAGCGCTCTTTTGTCCCGCAAAATCCTCTCCTCAGCTCAAAACAGCCAACACGTAGAGGACATATAGGGCGGAAAGGACGATCCCCCAAAGTCGGGTGATGTCGATGCGTTTGAGGACGAAAAGACCAAGCAGGACCGAGGCGCCGAACATCACCCAGATGTCAAAGCGCAACAATTCGGGATCGACCGGAAGCGTGCCCACAAGACTCGACACACCGATGATGCCCAAAAGGTTGAACATGTTCGAGCCGATGACGTTGCCAAAGGCCACATCGGCCTGTTTGCGCAGCGCCGCCATGACTGTGGTCGCAAGCTCCGGCAAAGAGGTGCCAAGGGCCACAAGCGTCAGGCCGATCACGGTCTCCGACACACCGAAGGCCCGCGCAATATTGGTAGACGATTCAACCAGAATATTCGCGCCCAGAGGCAAGCCAATGAGACCCGCGATGAGAAACCCGATGATCTTGGTCCAGGGCATATCGGGGTCGGCACCTTCGACCTCTTCTTCCTCGACCTCACGCTGCGCCACACGGTGACAACGGGCCTGATAGATCGCATAGCCGATCATCGAAAACAGCGCGGCCAAAAGGACGATCCCGGAAATCCAATCGAATTGGCCCCGGAAAGCCAGAAGAATGAACACCACGCTGGCGCCGATCATCTGGAGGTAGGAGGCGCGGGTGGAATTGTCGATCACATGCAGCGTCGAAATCAGCGCGGGCACACCCAGCACCAACAAGACGTTGGCGGTGTTCGAGCCGATCACATTCCCCAGCGCCAGCCCCGGCACCCCGTCGAAAATCGCCGAGACGGAGACCAAAAGCTCAGGCGCGGAGGTGCCAAAGGCCACAACGGTCAGCGAGACGATGAGCGCCGGAATGCCCAACCGCAGCGACAGGTTTACGGCGCCGCGCACCAACATGTCGCCCGCCACGAGCAAAAGTACCAAACCGGCGACCGCGTAAATGAAATCCATCAGGGTTTGCCCTTTTCACAGGCGCATGCGCCCTTGCCTATTTTGTAACGCCCGCAGCGGGGGCATTTCATGTCTTTGAGTTTTTGCTGTCCAGGAAAGCGCAAGCGTCCGAAGAGGGCCAAGACCATCATGAAGATCAGGAAAACGCTGATGACCTTGAACATCATGATGTTACAGCCCGAACCTGGCCCAAAGCGCCTGTTCTTCGACCTGTGCCGTCAGTCCGGAGGCCAGTTCGGTCCCGAAGCGACGCAGCAGCGGGCGTTTCGGCCCGAACACCGTCAGCCGAACCTTGTCGCCGTAAATCTCTTTCATCTTCGGCACCAGATGGCCGAGACCGTCTGCAAGGCCCAGTTCGACCCCCTTCGCCCCGGTCCAGAACGCGCCATCGAACAGTTCGACCTCTTTCGAGAGCCGTTCCGCGCGGGACGTGGTGACGTGCTGGATAAAGGCCTCGTGGATCTCTTCCTGAAGCCCTTTGATCCGCGCCACATCTTCGGGGTTTTCGGGCCGGAACGGGTCCATCTGGCTTTTCGATTTTCCAGAGGTATAGACACGACGCTCGATCCCATGCTTGGCGATCAGCTGATCGAAACCGAAGCCCGCAGAGATCACGCCGATGGAGCCGACGATGGAGCTTGTATCGACGAAAATCTTATCGGCGGCACAGGCCAGCCAATAGCCGCCCGAAGCCGCGACATCCTCGACAAAAGCATAGACCGGAAGCTCTTTTTCCGCCGCCAAACGCGAAATCCGCGCCGCAATCAAGGACGACTGCACCGGCGATCCGCCCGGCGAATTGATCGACAAAGCCACCGCCGCAGGCTTGCCCTTGCGAAAGGCGCGCTCGATGGCGGGGGCGAGGCTTTGGTCATTCAAGCCGCCCTGACGGGTCATGATCGCGCCATTCAGGCGCACGACATTGACCCGCGGAGGGCTATGGCGAAAAGGGATGCGAAGTTTCATGCCCTTGGATGTAAAGTGCCCCCCCCGGACAAACAAGGGCGCGAGACAAAGCCCCGCGCCCTTTTTTTTCACTCAATACTCAGATCACATCAGTCTTCGGCGCAGGCTTTGAAAGCGCCCGCCAATTCGTCCATGAATTCGCCATAAAACGCGGCCCCCGGTGTCAGATCGACACCCAGCGGGTCGATGACGGCGCTTTTGGCCTCGGTGCCGTCCAGCACGGTATCGACGAGGCCCGCATTGAATTGCGGCTCGGAGAACACGCAGGTGATGCCGATCTCTTTCACCTTGTCCTGAATTTCACGAATGCGCGCAGGACTTGGCGCCGTGGCGTCGCTGATCGAGATCGAACCCGCAGCCGACAGGCCGAAACGGTTTTCGAAATACTGGTAGGCGTCGTGGAAGACGATGAAATTCATATCGGCGAGCGGCACCATCTCGGCCTGAATCTCCGCGATTTTCACGTCCAGCGCCTCTTGCGCGGCAGCAGCATTGGCACGGTAGGTTTCGGCGTTTTCCGCGTCGAGTTCTGCGAGATCTTCGGCAATCACCCCCAACCACACGCGGGCATTCATCGGGTCGAGCCAGGCGTGACCATCGGCTCCCTCGTGGGCATGATCATGGTCATGATCGTCGTGCGCGTCTTCGTGGTCATGATCATGCTCATCCGCCGCGTGATCGTGCTCGTCATGATCGTGGTCATGGTCGTCATGTGCATGGTCGTCGTGATCGTGATCATGTGCTTCATCGGCGTGATCATGGTCACCATGATCATGCACATGTTTCTCGAACGTTGCCCCTTCGCGCACCTCCAGAACCGTGGCCCCCTCGACCGTCGCGAGCGGCACGGAAAGCGTCTGTTGCCCAACCTCTTCGATCACCTCTTCGAGCCAGGGCTCGATTGTCGGCCCGGTCCAGAACACGACATCCGCGTCCTGCACGGCTTTCGCCTCTGACGGGCGCAGCGAGTAGCCATGCGGCGAGGTACCTTGCGGCATCAACACGGAGGGCGCACCAAGATCGCCCATGACCTGCGACACCAAAGAATGAATCGGCGCCATATCGGCCACGACATTGGGCACTTCGGCCTGCGCTGCGGTGACCTGTGCAAAATGAGCGCCCGCGAGAACAGGGACAAAGAAAAGGGAGGAACGTAGGGTCATCGGAGCCTCTATGTTATGTTATTACGTGACGGGCTTGATATATCACAGGTGATAACATATCAAGCCCTCCTGTCACGAGTCTTGCAAAAGACCCACCCCGCGCCTCGCGCCCTTACGGAGCACAGTCCCATGGACCCGAACCCGATCGGATTTCAAAAGCACGATCACAGCCATTGCGTCGCGGATGCCGTCGCCGAGGCAGATCGGACCTGTCAAAAGGCCGGGTTGCAATTGACGCCGGTGCGCAAACGCGCCTTGGAGATTTTGCTCGAAGAACACCGTGCTTTGGGCGCCTATGACGTGCTGGCGCGCTTAGCGGAAGACGGGTTTGGCAGCCAACCGCCCGTGGCCTACCGCGCGCTCGATTTTCTGACGAAAAACGGCTTTGCCCATAAGATCGAGCGGCTGAACGCCTTTATCGCCTGCGCGCATCCGGGCGACATTCACACGCCGGCGTTCCTGATCTGCACCACCTGCGATGCGGTGGCGGAGGCGGAAACCGACCCCTCGCACAGCCTGTTGAACCAGATCGCCGACACCACAGGATTCCGCATCAGCCGCGCGGTGCTGGAGGCAGAGGGCACCTGCCCCAATTGCCTCGCGAACGATCAGGCGAAAGACCCGAAATGAGCCTCGTTTCCGTAGACACGATCAGCCTGCACCTTGGTGGGCGTCAGGTGCTGGATCAGGTCTCGCTCGACATCGAGCCGGGGGAGATCGTCACCATCGTCGGACCGAACGGCTCCGGCAAATCGACGCTTTTGCGTGTCATCATCGGGGCGCTTTCGCCCAAGATCGGCAAGATCACCCGCAAAAAAGGTCTCAAGATCGGCTATGTGCCACAAAAGCTGCATATCGACCCGACCCTGCCGCTGACCGTGCGCAGGTTCCTGTCACTGCCGAAACGGGTGAGCGATGAGGCCGCCCATGCCGCGCTTCATGATGCCGGCGCAGGCCATCTGTGCCATCATCAGATGACATCGCTCTCGGGCGGGCAATTT includes:
- a CDS encoding OmpA family protein, translated to MRISEFLPVFAALVAGLTLSLGAAAIGARVIEGTSTTAVENQLAMRGYDWVDVQGDGLQIVLTGTAPDEQTQLAAQRAAGHVVDPSRVINVMNVVQQEAIPAPRFSIEILRNDSGISLIGLVPSGWDRDDFVQKLKKASGTGSVADLLEQADYPVPENWGDATEFGRTAIGLLPRSKISIAADGITLTALADSKDQKVSFERALVKALPDTLPVAIDVAAPRPVITPFTVRFIIDEAGPRFDACVSETPAGHARILAAAKAAGVENPTCTIGLGSPSTQWAAAVETGMRALQDLGQGSITYSDGDVSLIAAEGTSASQFDTVVGELEADLPATFTLHSSLPQTQTEADEEARPEFIVIRSPEGQTQLRGRIADERSQAATEALAKAAFGSHSVYSAMRVDTSLPDGWSLRAMAAIEALAELNRGSATMTEDHVTIRGETGNENARAEIASLLSAKLGDGEQFTIDVTYVRKLDPVLNIPTPQECVDRANQQIAANKIVFDPGSTELNDAANATLDQIAEALKDCEDVEMEIGAHSDSQGGEVMNLNLSTQRANSVLDGLLMRRVAGVSFTAQGYGESQPIADNDTEEGREANRRIEFKLLNAEAPDTAAPQDEAQQETSEATQGENAATDTDGAGGADTASEDGETEE
- a CDS encoding 16S rRNA (uracil(1498)-N(3))-methyltransferase, giving the protein MVEAKIRLYVDHPLAVGQSIPLERDQAHYLFGVMRQGEGAFVALFNSRDGEFLAEVTQAGKRGGELTCREKTRDLQMPPDLWLLFAPIKKARTDFIVEKAAEMGAKRIVPVATDFTNSERIRQDRLQAHAVEAAEQCGGTYVPEVAELVKLDRLLSDWDAERQIMFCDETLVGAEEALGDVKGGKWAILIGPEGGFSEAERKRLHALPYAHAVSLGPRILRADTAAVAALTIWQQRLGDW
- a CDS encoding molybdenum cofactor biosynthesis protein MoaE, which produces MQISVQSEDFDLAQVLKGFGKAPNTGATVSFTGLVRDDTGTLEHMEIEHYPGMCEAAIIKIAEEATTRWSLTDCLVIHRYGQLRPGDQIMMVATAARHRVEAFEAAEYLMDYLKSRAPFWKKEVTREGADWVAAKDADEEALNRW
- the ubiA gene encoding 4-hydroxybenzoate octaprenyltransferase → MTDEQPTPEMNGQVADAVKGNWVDRLAPPATRPYLRLSRADRPVGTWLLLIPCWWGALLASAEVGTLSLRTVWIIIGCAMGAWLMRGAGCTWNDITDRDFDDKVERTKSRPIPSGQVTVKQAAAWMIVQSLIALVILLTFGKLAILLGILSLLPVAIYPFAKRFTWWPQVFLGIAFNWGALLAYAAVAGEITTAPVFLYLAGIAWTIFYDTIYAHQDKEDDALIGVKSTARRFGDDTPRWLKRFLVITVVLMAAGIIEALADRSLLALVVGLGAAWAMGLHMTWQMTRLDTEDPDRCLSLFRANRDTGLLAALFLAIAVFL
- the moaD gene encoding molybdopterin converting factor subunit 1, encoding MDVLYFAWVRERIGEPREMVETEAATVMDLVDELKAREPRYDLAFSDLKSLRVALDQELTDFDASLAGVREVAFFPPMTGG
- the pgsA gene encoding CDP-diacylglycerol--glycerol-3-phosphate 3-phosphatidyltransferase, with the protein product MTWNLPNILTVFRLLCAPGVALVFLILPRPVADWAALILFASASITDFLDGYLARKWDQMSKFGAMLDPIADKAMVVTAIAVLTMLHGANALIVIPAAFILLRETFVSGLREFLGDTAGTLKVTKLAKWKTTAQMVAIAVLFAYGATAVAALFTLGLLIFWIAGLLTVITGWDYLSKAMPYLRDSHED